The genomic segment CTTTTAATTATAACTTAAAAGTGTATATAATAATATCGAATGGAGAAAATAATTCTTGTCGATGGAAGTAGCATAATTTTCAGAGCATACTATGCATTGCCTAAGTTTTCAACATCAACCGGCATTCCTACATCTGCTGTTTATGGATTCATAAGAATGCTTTTGCGAATATTAAAAGATGAAAAGCCGAATTACCTTGCAGTTGCATTTGATAAAAAAGCGCCTACCTTTAGACACATAGAATACAAAGAATATAAATCTCAAAGACCAAAAATGCCAGATGATCTTTCCATCCAGTTTGATATAGTAAAAGAAGTACTCGGTGCCTTTAACATAAAATACTTTGAACTTGATGGTTTCGAGGCGGATGACATTATTGCGACATTTGTTGAAAAATTAAAAGACAAAAACCTTGAAATTTCTATACTATCCTCCGATTTTGATTTAGCGCAACTAATTGATGAGAATGTTCGTCTACTTGTTACAAGAAAAGGCGTTACTAAAATTGAAACATATGATAGAAAAAAGTTTATAGAGGAATTTGGTTTCGATCCACAATATCTTGTTGACTACAAAGCGTTGTTAGGTGATGTATCGGATAATATAGAAGGTATAAAAGGAATCGGTGAGAAAACTGCATCCAAACTTATAGCAAATTACAAAACAGTGGAAAACATACTTAATGATCCAAATTTAGTTGAGAAATATAGTCTGAGTGGTTTTGAAGAGAAAGTCCTTAGGAACAAGTCTCTTTGCATGCTTGTAAGAAATGTTCCGATAGAATTTAATCTTGAAGAGTTGAGGGTCTCTAATTTCAACAATAGAAGTGTTTTAGAAATCCTGAAGAAATATGAGTTTAACTCAATAATAAAAGAATTAGGGCTTAGAGAGGAAGATTATAAGGAGAATGAAACACTTTTTGGGAAAAGCGAGGACAACAAAGACCCAGATCCTTATAAATTGGACAAGATAGAGATAAACAAAACTAATAATAATCTTGTGCAAAAGAAAGCCATAGTGTATATTCTTTCGGATGATAGAAAAGTTAACAAAGTTTATTTGCTTAAAGATAACGAAGTTTACGAATTTGATTTCTTAAATAATCTTTTCCTCGACCACAAGAATTTGCCTATTCTGAAGAGTGTCCTTTCAAGTGAGGATATAGAGAAATATACAAATAACTTAAAAATGCTTTACAAGGTTGCGGATTTTATTGATTGCGATGTAAAGAATGTTACTCTTGATTCAACTCTTGCATTCTATCTTATCGATCCTGACCTTGAATCTTTTTCTTTGAAGGATCTTTCAAAATACCTCAATATAGATTACGAATTTAAAAACATTCAAGATGAGTCTATGTTCCTAAAAGATTATGGCGGGAAAATAATTGAATACCTGAAGAAAGAAAATCTATTTTTTGTTTTTAACGATATTGAATTGCCTCTTTCAAGGGTCCTTTTTGAAATGGAGAAAACTGGTATATCTGTCGATATTGAATACTTTAAGAAGCTTGAAGAGGAAATTAACAAGAGGATACAAGAACTTGAATTGGAAATTTTTAGACTTGCAGGTATTTCCTTTAATATACTTTCTTCTAAACAACTTGCATCAGTCCTGTATGATGTATTAGGGCTTGAGCGACCAAAAGGAGCAAAAGATAGCACCGGCAGTGGCATCCTTTTAGAGATTGAGGGCTTGCACCCCATAATTCCGTTAATAATCGAGTACAGGCACTTAGTCAAATTGAACAACACTTATATAAGTGCTCTTCCGCATCTTGTATCTAAAGAGACTGGAAGATTGCATACGATTTACCACCAAATTGGGACTGCAACTGGTAGGCTAAGAAGCACAAACCCAAATTTGCAAAATCTCCCGGTGAAGGATGAGTGGGGGTTTAAAATTCAAGAGGGATTTACTGCATCAGATGAAAACAATTTACTTTTAAGTGCTGATTACTCCCAAATTGAACTTCGTATTCTTGCACACCTATCTCAGGATAAAAACCTTATTGACGCATTCTTAAATAATGAGGACATCCATAAAAGGACTGCTATGGAAGTGTTTAATCTAAGTGATGTTGAAGTTTCCAAGGAAAAGAGGAATTTAGCAAAAGCGATTAACTTTGGTATTATCTACGGAATTTCTCCATACGGTTTATCAAAACAACTTGGTATATCAAAAGAAGAAGCAGGAGAATACATTGAAAGATATTTTAAAAGATATCCTGGCGTAAAGGAGTATATCGATAAGCAAATAACTGAAGCTAAGGAAAAAGGAGAAACAAGAACAATTTTTGGACGCAGGCGTTTTATAAGGGGACTTGATGATAAAAACTCAAATGTTAGAGAAAACGCTAAAAGGGTTGCAATTAATAGCCCAATCCAGGGAAGTGCAGCAGACATAATAAAGCTTGCAATGGTTGAAATATTCAATAGCGTTCCTGATGCAAAGATTCTGCTTCAGATTCACGATGAACTTGTTTTTGAAATCCATAAAGATGTGATTAACGAGCGAATGAACGAGATAAGAAAGATTATGGAAGGAGTTTGTAAATTGAGTGTGCCTCTTAAAGTTGATGTTGCTTACGGAAAGAATCTGAAGGAAGCACGTCTATGAAAGTGATTGGGTTAACGGGGAATATTGCTTCTGGTAAAAGTTCTGTTTCTAAGATACTTAAGAGCCTCGGTGCGAAGGTAATCGATATGGACTCACTTGCAAAGGACATTCAAAAAGAGAATTATAAAGGAGTACTCGATAAAATAAGAGAGACTTTTGGAGATAATGTTTTTCTTGAAGGAAACATCTTAAACAGGCGTGCTCTGGGTGAATTGGTATTCAGGGACAAAAATTTACTTCAAAAATTGAATGATATTATGATTCCCGTTATGACTGAAAAGCTTTTAGAGGAGTTGGAAAAAGCAAAAAAAGACAACCCCAAGGTTATTGTTGTGGATGCTGCTATACTGATTGAGGCAAACTGGGATAGATTTGTTGATGAAGTGTGGGTGGTTTATATACCGTTGGAGTTGCAATTAGAAAGATTAATGGAACGTGAAAATATAGAAAGAGACTTAGCTTTAGAGCGTATTAACTCTCAGATGCCTATCGAAGAGAAGATAAAAAAGGCTGATGTTGTTATTGATAATAGTGGTAATTTAGAGGAGTTGGAGAAAAAAGTATTGGAACTATGGAAAGAAAGAATACTTCCTTTTATTTAAGTTACTCAAAAATTTCAACTTACATTAAGTGTCCCTTGCGTTACAAGTTTCTCTATATCGACAATCTACCTACTGCCCCAAAATCATATTTTAGCCTTGGAAATTCTATTCATAAGGTACTTGAGAAATTTTATAGCCCAAACGAAAACTTTAAGGTGCTTAAGAAAGACCCTTATAAATATCTTTTAGAATTGCTCGACACACATTGGATAAGTGAAGGATATAGAACAAAGGAAGAAGAGTTAAAGGCAAAACAGGAAGCAAAAGAGATGTTAACCACATACTACAGGAAGAATATTTTTGGTTTTACCCCTGCATATGAAGTTGAATCTGAATTTTCTGTCCCATTTTTAGGACTTGAACTCAAAGGGAGGTTTGACAGGATCGACAAAGTCAACAATGGCTTTATTATTATCGACTACAAGACAAACTCTTTTGTGGGAGAATCTTTTAGAGAAGAAGAGATTTTACAGCCTGTTCTGTATAAGATTGCAGGTGATTATAAATATGGGTCTCAAAGCATAAAGGAAGTAAGTTTTCATTACCTTAGAAAAGGTAAGAATATTACTTTTGAAGTAACAACATACCTTATAGAAAGAAGCAAAAAAAGAATTGAGGAAGTAACGGAAAACATTTTTAAAGGTCACTTTCCTGCAAATGTTAACGGCACCTGTAACTCTTGTGAATTTAAAGACCGGTGTGAAGCTTACGCTCTCTCAAAATTATCTCGTAGATCTCTTTAACAGTATTTTCAAGGACATCATTTACAACGATGTAGTCGTATAGATACCTCTCTTCTATTTCTTCCTTTGCCCTTTTTGTTCTTTTCTCGATTTCTGCAATGTTTTCTGTTCCCCTTTTGTTGAGTCTTTCAAGCAGCACCTCAATGCTCGGTGGCATAAGGAATATTAGAAGGGCTTCATCATATTTGTTCTTAATCTTTTTTGCTCCTTGAACATCAATTTGGAATATGACATCCTTCTTACTACTCAACCCTAAATCTATATATTTTTGAGGTGTGCCGTATAGATTACCATGGACAATTGAATATTCTGCAAGTTTGCCTTCTTCTATCATTTTTTTGAAGGTTTCTTCATCTAAAAAGAAATAATCTACACCGTCTACTTCGTTCTCCCTTGGCTTTCGCGTTGTGCAGGTTATAGCAATTTCAAACCGAGGGTCGAGTTTTACAAGTTCTTTTGAAACAGCTCCTTTGCCAACGCCTGATGGTCCCGAAATAACAATAATCATGGTTTTTTTAGCAGTTCAATAGCCTTGTTTAATTGCTCGTCTTCTTTTGTATCTGGGTTATCTTTAATTACAATATCCGGAGTAATTCCAACACCATTAATACTTGTCTTATCTGGTAAAAGATACTCTTCAACTGTAACCTTAAGAGAATAAGAATCAGGTAAAGAGAAAATTTGCTGAATAACGCCTTTGCCGAATGTTTTCTCGCCAATAACAGTCCCCACTTTGTAGTACTTTATAGCACCAGTCAAAATTTCTGATGCACTTGCAGTTCCGCCATCTACAAGAACGACCATCGGTATGTTAAGTTTGTTTCCTTTGATTTGAATTGGCTCAAGTTTACCATTTCTATCTTTTGTGTAAAGCAATACGCCGCTTGGGAGCATTTCACTTGCTACATTTTCGCATTCACTTAAAAGGCCGCCTGGATTTCCTCTTAAATCAAGGATAATACCTTCAACTTTTTTACTCTTGAATTCGTTTAGGGCTTTTTCTACATCTTTGCCTGCACCTTCAGAAAACATGAATATGCTAAGGTAGCCGATTTTGCCATTTTCATAATAACTAACTTGAGTTAAAGGAATATTTATCTTTGCTCTTGTTATTGTAAAACTCAGTTCTTTATTATCTCTTCTAACTTTAAGAGTAACCTGAGTTCCAACTTTTCCTTTTACCATTGATGCAACTTCATCCAGCGAGAGATTAAAAGTTGATTTTCCGTCTACCTCTACAATAATATCTCCTTTTAGAAGTCCACTTTTTTCAGCAGGAGAATCTTTAAAAACAGATACGATTTCTGGATAATTTAATTTTTCGTTTTTGTTTATTATTACGCCAATGCCTGCGTATTCTCCTTTTACTTCTTCTTGAAGCGCCTTAGTTTCTTCAGGGTTCATAAAAACTGTATAAGGATCGTTCAAGGAGTTAACCATTCCTTTTATGAGTTGTTCTTCGCTAATTGGTTTATAGAAATTATTGAGAAGATAGTCGGCAGTCCTTGTGAGAAGTATGTGAGAATTTGGTTGAGTTATACCAATTGGGTATCTGAACCCAACAAAATAGCCTCCTATGAAAGAGATTAAAATCAACAAAATGACAACTAAAGCGCTATTTCTTTTCATTTTTGTCTCCTTAATCAAGGATAAGTTTATCCATTTTATTTAATTTTTCAAGTGTTTCAAGGTATTCACTATATTTCTTATCTCCCATAAGAGCATGTGTGAATTTCTTTCCCACCTCAACAGATGGCTGATCTATGGGGTTTATGTTAAGTAGCTCACCAAGAGCCAAAACTTCAAGTTCAAAGAAGTAGATTAACTCACCTATATTTTCTTCGTCAATCTTCTCAATCTCTATTGACAAATTTGGTCGTCCATTTTGAGTTAATGCCATCTTTGTTGCAACGTATTCGCTTTGAAGAAGTTCGGAATACTTTTTATTGTCGAGAAATTCAAGTTCGGGCATTCCAATGTTATTAAATACGATTGTGTCTTTTCTGAACTTTTTTGGTGCAACAAACATGATCAATTTATCAAAAGGTCCTTCCATAAAAAGTTGAAGAGTTGAATGTTGGTGGTATGGTCCTCTTGCAACAACTGGTGTAATACCTGTAAAAATCTTTTTTCCGTCTCTTGTGAATTGCTTTCCGATACTTTCAGCCAACAATTGCTCATACCATTTTCCTAAATACTCAAGGCCATCGGAATATGAAAATAAAACATTGATATTAACATTCTTTTCAATAAACAACTTGTATTGAGTTAGCGCTAACATCATACTGCTATCTTTGTCTTCAACTCCTTGGGCGAATTTGTCTTTTCTTCTCCTGGCTCCTTCGAGGAGTTTTTCTATATCAATTCCTTCGAATGCTGCAGAAAATAGACCGACATGCGAAAGAACTGAATATCTCCCTCCTACATTTGGATGTATCGGATATGCTTTAACGCCAAGTTCTTTTGAAAGTTTTCTTAAAAGACCTTTTTCTGGATCAGTTGTAAAGAGAAGGTGCTCCTTAAGGTCAAGTCCTTCTTTCTTTATGATATCAAATATGAGCAACATACTGAGAAGCGTTTCTGATGTATTACCTGACTTAGTTATGAAGTTAAAAAAAGTTTTCTTAAGATCAAGTGACTTTAGTAGCGTTAGGTTAGTTTCAGGATCTATATTGTCCAAAAAATAGACTTTTTTAGGTCTTTCGAGGTTTGAGTAGATTCCATTAAGTGAGTAGTGGAGAAGTTCGTTGCCAAGAATTGAGCCTCCCATTCCGACTACCACCAGGTTATCGAACTTGTCTCTAATATGTGAAGCATAGTCATTTATTTCGTTAACTTCTTTAAGCATTTCTTCTGGAAGCATTAGTGGATAATAGTCTTCATTAATCTTACTAAGAATTGCAGTTTTTACTTTTCTTAGCAAACTTGTATCTTTTAAAATACTTTCTTTTGGTAAGCCATGCTCTCCGATATTTTCACTCAATACGCTTGATAAATCGACTTTCACTTTATTCACCTGCCTTGTTGAATATTTCTACTGCAAGTTTGGATAATGGCTCTAATTTGTCTTCTTTGAATGTTTCAAGATAAATTCTCAATTTTGGTTCAGTTCCGGAAACCCTGTAAAGTATGGTGCTTGCATCTCCAAAAGCAATCTGTATGCCGTCGAGTTCGTTTATGTTTGTTATACCGAGTGATTCTTTATTTTTATAGATATAGTCTCGAAGAACGCCCATTGCCTTGCTTTGTAACTCTGGTCTAAATGAGAAGTCGATTCTCTTGTTGTATACTTCGCCAAATTTCGCAAATAATTCATTTCTAAGTTCTTTTAAACTTTTGTTAAAGTGGCTTACTATTTCAAGCACAAGACAGTCTATAAGAATTCCGTCTTTTTCTTGAAGCCATCCCTGGATAGAGGCACCACCACTTTCTTCTCCACCAAAAATTGCTTTCTTTTCAAAAAGTGCTTCTCCTATGTACTTAAAACCAACTGGAGTTACTATGGCGTCGTATCCATATGCTCTTGCAATACGGTCGAGAAGTGTTGTTGTCGAGATTGTTCTTACAACATTTCCTTTAAAGGATCTTACCTCAAGAAGATAGTAGTATATTATCGAGAGAATTATGTTTGGCGGGATAAAACTTCCATCTGAATCTATAAAGCCAAATCTGTCAGCGTCTCCATCCGTTGAGAGTCCAATGTTTGCGTTTTTATCTAAAACTGCTTTTCTAAGTGGCTCAAGGTTTTCTTCTGTTGGTTCTGGGTGCAGTTTGTTAAAAAGAGGATCACGAATGCCATGTATCATTTCAAAGTCAGTAATATCCTGAATCAGTGCCGGGACAAATCGCCTTCCTGTTCCGAAAAATGGGTCGTAAACAACTTTAAAGTGCTTTTCTTTTATTTTCTCAAAATCTATGATTTTTCTAATTCCATCAAAGTAATTCGTGTTATCAAACGGAATAATTAATCCTTCAGAAACTGCTTTGTCGAAATCGATCCATTCAATCTTTGTATTGCTTTCTTTCAATTGGAAAATAAGTTGTTCTATTCTCTTTGTTTCCTCTGGAAGCGCTGGTCCCCCGGTTTTGTTGGAGAATTTCAGTCCATTGTACATATAATCATTGTGGGATGCAGTTATATTTATTCCACCATCTGCTTTCTTATCCAAGATTTCAAATGCAACAACAGGTGTCGGAATGTCGTAGTTTGAAAAGTAAACTCTTATCCCATTGTAGGCAAGTATTTCTGCTGAGGACTTTGCGAAGTCTTCGGAAAGAAATCGAGTATCATAACCTACAACAACTGATTTAGCCTGAATTTCTTTTAAATAGTGTGCAATGCCTAATGTTGCAAGTCTTACATTTTCGAATGTAAAATCGTCTGCTATAATTCCTCTCCAACCCGAAGTACCAAATTTAATTGGCATTCTTTAACTCCTTATAAAGTTCCAAATATTTTTTTGCCGATTGTTCCCAGGAAAAATTGCAACTCATACCCACCCTTATTAATTGTAGCATTAAGTTACTATTTTTGAAAATTGAAATTGCTCTTTTGATGGTTTCCGTAAGAGCATCGCTACTATACTCTCCAAAGGAAAAACCATTTCCACAACTTGTTATCTCTGAATAATTATCAACGGTATCTTTGAGTCCACCTACTTCATGAACTATTGGAAGCGTGCCGTACCTCAATGCAATCATCTGTCCCAAGCCGCATGGTTCATATTTCGATGGCATAAGGAAAAAGTCTGATGAAGCGTATATTTTGTGCGCTAAAGCCTCATCAAATGTGAGGAAAAGTTTGAATTTTTCAGGATAAAGATCGCTTAGAACTTTCAATTTTTCTTCGAGTGGTTTTTCGCCTGTGCCTAATATAACTACATTAACATCTTCCTTTAAAACTTCTTTTAATGATTCCGAGAGTATATCAAGTCCTTTTTGTGAGGCAATTCTTGATACCATTCCAAAAAGTGGAGCATTTTCCTGTGCAAGCCCAAACTCTTTTGCGAAGGCATACTTGTTTTCTTTTTTGTTCTGGATTGTTTCGCTGTCAAACTTTTGATATATGAGCGTATCTTCTTTGGGATTCCAAATTTCGTAATCAATTCCATTTAGAATACCTACAAGGTCCTTTTTTCTTGTATTTAGTATGCCCTCCATTCTCTCGCCAAATTCAGGCGTGAGTATTTCTTTTGCGTATGTCGGGCTTACGGTGCTAATTTTATCTGCAAAAACAATCCCGGCCTTCATAAAACTGACTTTTCCATAGAACTCTATTCCATCCATTGTAAAATATTTTTCGTCAATGTGGAGGGAATTTAATACCTCTTTGTCAAAATTGCCCTGGTAAGCGAGGTTATGGATAGTATAAAGAGTTTTGTAGGGTAATTTGGCATCTTTTACAAAAAGTGGAATTAAACCAGTTTGCCAGTCGTTTAGGTGAAGGACATCAATATTAAGATTAAGTGTCTCTAATATCTTAAGAACAGCTTTATCAAAGAATCCAAACCTTTCTGCATTGTCTGGATAATCAATCCCTTTTTCTCCATAAAGAGCATCTCTTCCGAAATAATCATCTTGCTCTACTAAAATTGCAAATCCATTTTTATAAAATTCGACGATGTTTGCAAAACCTTCGATATCCTTATTATCGATTTTTACTGTGAAAGAAATCCTTTTATCAAATTTATTAAATTGCTCTTTTGTCTTTTTGTAGTAAGGTGTAAAAAGGTATGTAGTCTCACCCATATTTGAAAATACTTTAAAGAGAGCACCTGCAACATCGGCAAGACCACCTGTTTTTGAAAAAGGAACTGCTTCGCTTGAAACTATTGCAATGTTCATATTATTTTTCCTCCTTTGCATTTCTTAAAAATTGTGCTGCCTGTTCTGGGATCATTGGATTGATGTAAAATCCAGATCCCCACTCGAAACCTGCAAGCTGTGTAAGTCTTGGGACAATATGTATGTGGAAGTGGTAATAGGATATATTAAGGTTGTCAAGAGGGGCGGTATGGATATAAAAATTATAAGGGACATTAGGGACTGCTTTTTCAAGCATCTTTAAGGAATTTTGGAGAATCTCTGCAAGTTTTGAAATTTCTAAAGCCTTTATCTGTCCAAAATCTGATATGTGTTCTTTAGGCAGTATCATTATTTCAAAAGGAACTGCTGCTGCAAAGGGAACAAATGAAACGAATTTTTCATTTTCGTCAATAACCCTTTCTTTATCTTCGAGTTCCTGCTCAACGATATCACAATAAATGCATCTTTCTTTGTATTGATAGTACCTTAGCGACATATCAAGTTCAAGTTTTACTACATCTGGAAGCACAGGCGTTGCAATAAGCTGGCAGTGCGGGTGTTCAAGTGAAGCACCAGCTCTTTTACCTTTGTTTTTAAATACGAGGATGTATTTTAATCGTACATCTTTTCTTAAATCAAGCATACGTTCTCTAAACATCCAGATAACTTTTTCCACATTTTCAAGAGGAAGAGATTCAAGTGACTTAAAGTGGTCGGGAGATTCAACGATAACTTCATGTGCGCCAACTCCGTTCATAACATCGTAAATACCCCTTCCATGTCGGTTGAGCTCTCCTTCCACTTTTAAAGCAGGGAACTTATTAGGAATAACTCTAACAATCCATCCAGGTTCGTTTGGGTTTGTGCCTTCTTTTCTTATGCTGGTAATTTCTGGTGGGGTCATTGACTCATGACCTTCGCAGAAAGGACAGTTTTCTGGTCCCTTTAAAACATCTTCTTCGCTTTTGAAATCAGTTGGTCTAAGGGCTCTTTCTGTTGCTATTATAACCCATTTTCCTGTCGTAGGATCTCTTCTTAGTTCTGGCATTTAAAACCTCCTTATGGAAATCTTTTAATTGGATAATATAGATAATTTTTTACTTCGAGATTACTTTCTAAAAGCGCCTTAATTAGGTGTCCTCTAAAAAGGTAGTCAAAGTCGAAGTTTATTTCTTTTTTGTGAAAATCACTATACCACCAGAAATGGTCGCTTGCTTCTGCCTTAAGTAAAAATTCGATTGCTTTATTATTGCTCTGGATAATTTTCCTTATTTCTAATAAATATGTCCATGCTGCATTTGTTTCCTCATCACCGATCCATGTATCGAAATAGCCATTTATCCAGGATCCGGGAGTAAATGAATCAATTTTCTTCATAGGTATTGCATCACTTCCCAAAAGTGTATTATTCCTATCAAACGAACCAAACAATTTTTTCATAAAGTCAATTCCGTAGTTCTCAAAGTACTCCCAGGGATTTTCTCCGTCCAGAATAAGTATAAGGGTACCATTTTTTGCAATTTCATGTTTTAGGTCTGTTATTGCATCTTCTACTCTCATTTTATTGTAAACAAAACCAATTTTATCAGAAATTACATGATTTCTTAAAAATAAAACAGTTCCGTTGTAATCGTAAATGCCTTGTCCAAGACCGAAGTTTTTGACCACGGCTTCATCGCTTCCAACCCATTTGATGCCTGAATCTTTAATAAGGCTAATTGTTTCTTTTGAAATACTTCCTTCGGCTGGCCACATACCATTGATCTTTTTTCCGAAAACAGTTTCTCCAATTTCGATTGCTCTTTTTATTTGTATTTTTGCATCCTCAATTAGATTCGAATCTATTTGAGGTATTTTTGCGTTTGGTTTGCTTTCAAGTGCGGAGTGTAAATTTAATAAAAGTGGTAAAATTGGATGGTAATATGGAGTTACAGTTATTTCAATTTGATTTCTTTCAAGAAGTTCCCTATACAAATTGAAAAGATTTTCTATAATTCTTTTCTCAAGATTTATAAGTACTTCTTTATCTTCTTTCGTAAAATTGGAACCCTTTTTTCTTAACTCGACAACTTCTTCGTCTATTGGAGCAAAGGCGGATAGTTTAAACAACACTTGAAAATCGATAATTTCATTGTAAGAAAGTCTCTCTTCTTTAGTAAATTTTTCCCTGATGGAGTCTAAGCGAGTGCTTTTAAAAGAGTAAGGCGTATTGAATCTCCTGAATATAAAGTTTATTTCGCTTTGAGATAAACTTTCAGGGTCAACTTCCTCGTAGATTTGGTAGATATCTTTTGCCCCTTTTTGGTACCTTTGGATTTGCTCAATAAGGATACCTGAAAAATTTATGTTTGCTTTGAATTCAGTTTGAAGTAATATTTTTGGCACTGAGTAGTAACCGTTTAAACTATGCCTTCTTACCCACGGAAGAATGGTTTTATTTGTTAGGGAATCTAAATAATCTGGCTGG from the Caldisericum sp. genome contains:
- the galT gene encoding galactose-1-phosphate uridylyltransferase; protein product: MPELRRDPTTGKWVIIATERALRPTDFKSEEDVLKGPENCPFCEGHESMTPPEITSIRKEGTNPNEPGWIVRVIPNKFPALKVEGELNRHGRGIYDVMNGVGAHEVIVESPDHFKSLESLPLENVEKVIWMFRERMLDLRKDVRLKYILVFKNKGKRAGASLEHPHCQLIATPVLPDVVKLELDMSLRYYQYKERCIYCDIVEQELEDKERVIDENEKFVSFVPFAAAVPFEIMILPKEHISDFGQIKALEISKLAEILQNSLKMLEKAVPNVPYNFYIHTAPLDNLNISYYHFHIHIVPRLTQLAGFEWGSGFYINPMIPEQAAQFLRNAKEEK
- a CDS encoding S41 family peptidase: MKRNSALVVILLILISFIGGYFVGFRYPIGITQPNSHILLTRTADYLLNNFYKPISEEQLIKGMVNSLNDPYTVFMNPEETKALQEEVKGEYAGIGVIINKNEKLNYPEIVSVFKDSPAEKSGLLKGDIIVEVDGKSTFNLSLDEVASMVKGKVGTQVTLKVRRDNKELSFTITRAKINIPLTQVSYYENGKIGYLSIFMFSEGAGKDVEKALNEFKSKKVEGIILDLRGNPGGLLSECENVASEMLPSGVLLYTKDRNGKLEPIQIKGNKLNIPMVVLVDGGTASASEILTGAIKYYKVGTVIGEKTFGKGVIQQIFSLPDSYSLKVTVEEYLLPDKTSINGVGITPDIVIKDNPDTKEDEQLNKAIELLKKP
- the polA gene encoding DNA polymerase I, coding for MEKIILVDGSSIIFRAYYALPKFSTSTGIPTSAVYGFIRMLLRILKDEKPNYLAVAFDKKAPTFRHIEYKEYKSQRPKMPDDLSIQFDIVKEVLGAFNIKYFELDGFEADDIIATFVEKLKDKNLEISILSSDFDLAQLIDENVRLLVTRKGVTKIETYDRKKFIEEFGFDPQYLVDYKALLGDVSDNIEGIKGIGEKTASKLIANYKTVENILNDPNLVEKYSLSGFEEKVLRNKSLCMLVRNVPIEFNLEELRVSNFNNRSVLEILKKYEFNSIIKELGLREEDYKENETLFGKSEDNKDPDPYKLDKIEINKTNNNLVQKKAIVYILSDDRKVNKVYLLKDNEVYEFDFLNNLFLDHKNLPILKSVLSSEDIEKYTNNLKMLYKVADFIDCDVKNVTLDSTLAFYLIDPDLESFSLKDLSKYLNIDYEFKNIQDESMFLKDYGGKIIEYLKKENLFFVFNDIELPLSRVLFEMEKTGISVDIEYFKKLEEEINKRIQELELEIFRLAGISFNILSSKQLASVLYDVLGLERPKGAKDSTGSGILLEIEGLHPIIPLIIEYRHLVKLNNTYISALPHLVSKETGRLHTIYHQIGTATGRLRSTNPNLQNLPVKDEWGFKIQEGFTASDENNLLLSADYSQIELRILAHLSQDKNLIDAFLNNEDIHKRTAMEVFNLSDVEVSKEKRNLAKAINFGIIYGISPYGLSKQLGISKEEAGEYIERYFKRYPGVKEYIDKQITEAKEKGETRTIFGRRRFIRGLDDKNSNVRENAKRVAINSPIQGSAADIIKLAMVEIFNSVPDAKILLQIHDELVFEIHKDVINERMNEIRKIMEGVCKLSVPLKVDVAYGKNLKEARL
- the glgA gene encoding glycogen synthase GlgA, coding for MNIAIVSSEAVPFSKTGGLADVAGALFKVFSNMGETTYLFTPYYKKTKEQFNKFDKRISFTVKIDNKDIEGFANIVEFYKNGFAILVEQDDYFGRDALYGEKGIDYPDNAERFGFFDKAVLKILETLNLNIDVLHLNDWQTGLIPLFVKDAKLPYKTLYTIHNLAYQGNFDKEVLNSLHIDEKYFTMDGIEFYGKVSFMKAGIVFADKISTVSPTYAKEILTPEFGERMEGILNTRKKDLVGILNGIDYEIWNPKEDTLIYQKFDSETIQNKKENKYAFAKEFGLAQENAPLFGMVSRIASQKGLDILSESLKEVLKEDVNVVILGTGEKPLEEKLKVLSDLYPEKFKLFLTFDEALAHKIYASSDFFLMPSKYEPCGLGQMIALRYGTLPIVHEVGGLKDTVDNYSEITSCGNGFSFGEYSSDALTETIKRAISIFKNSNLMLQLIRVGMSCNFSWEQSAKKYLELYKELKNAN
- the gmk gene encoding guanylate kinase, encoding MIIVISGPSGVGKGAVSKELVKLDPRFEIAITCTTRKPRENEVDGVDYFFLDEETFKKMIEEGKLAEYSIVHGNLYGTPQKYIDLGLSSKKDVIFQIDVQGAKKIKNKYDEALLIFLMPPSIEVLLERLNKRGTENIAEIEKRTKRAKEEIEERYLYDYIVVNDVLENTVKEIYEIILRERKLHTGL
- a CDS encoding PD-(D/E)XK nuclease family protein, encoding MERKNTSFYLSYSKISTYIKCPLRYKFLYIDNLPTAPKSYFSLGNSIHKVLEKFYSPNENFKVLKKDPYKYLLELLDTHWISEGYRTKEEELKAKQEAKEMLTTYYRKNIFGFTPAYEVESEFSVPFLGLELKGRFDRIDKVNNGFIIIDYKTNSFVGESFREEEILQPVLYKIAGDYKYGSQSIKEVSFHYLRKGKNITFEVTTYLIERSKKRIEEVTENIFKGHFPANVNGTCNSCEFKDRCEAYALSKLSRRSL